A portion of the Shewanella sp. SNU WT4 genome contains these proteins:
- the ftsX gene encoding permease-like cell division protein FtsX: MSNQVSLSRSKLPFTGRIIMFFVRHLQQAMASLGELWRNPVSSIMTMAVLGVSLSLPAALQVLVKNAEAVTDSWASAAEISLFINEGRSEQSIKNLITRIQSYPEISDVRYISRDQALAEFKQLSGFGEALDYLDTNPLPAVVLVTPSQKYSSAGGARELLNKLQQEPEVSFGRLDIEWLERLQAVLKLLQHTVMAIAVLLVLAVVLVIGNTVRLAIMARRAEIEVMKLVGATEGFIQRPFLYTGVWYGVIGGLLAWVIINILVLYLDSALAELMGLYQTSLNMQTLSFSELLQLIVLASFLGWLGSYLSVRQHLRNIEPS, translated from the coding sequence ATGTCTAATCAGGTGTCATTAAGTCGCAGCAAACTGCCTTTTACTGGGCGGATCATCATGTTTTTTGTGCGCCATCTTCAGCAGGCCATGGCAAGCCTAGGTGAGTTATGGCGCAATCCTGTCTCGTCGATTATGACCATGGCGGTACTTGGCGTGAGCTTAAGTTTACCTGCGGCGCTGCAAGTATTAGTTAAAAATGCCGAAGCTGTGACTGATTCATGGGCAAGCGCCGCTGAAATTTCATTATTTATCAATGAAGGGCGCAGTGAGCAATCGATTAAGAACCTTATTACTCGCATTCAAAGTTACCCAGAAATTAGCGATGTACGTTATATCAGCCGTGACCAAGCCTTAGCTGAATTTAAGCAATTGTCTGGTTTTGGTGAGGCGCTCGATTATTTAGACACTAACCCGCTGCCCGCCGTCGTGCTGGTTACCCCAAGCCAGAAGTATTCCAGTGCGGGCGGCGCGCGCGAATTGCTAAACAAGTTGCAGCAAGAGCCGGAAGTGAGCTTTGGGCGCTTAGATATCGAGTGGCTGGAGCGTTTACAAGCTGTGCTTAAGTTACTGCAACATACTGTGATGGCCATTGCCGTGTTGCTGGTGCTGGCCGTCGTGCTTGTCATAGGTAACACAGTTCGTTTAGCCATTATGGCGCGGCGCGCCGAAATTGAAGTGATGAAGCTAGTGGGTGCTACCGAAGGCTTTATTCAGCGCCCCTTCTTATATACAGGCGTGTGGTATGGCGTGATTGGTGGATTACTCGCTTGGGTGATCATCAATATTTTGGTGTTGTATCTCGATTCTGCGCTGGCTGAGTTAATGGGCTTGTACCAGACCAGCCTTAACATGCAAACCTTGTCGTTTAGTGAGTTGCTGCAGTTAATTGTCCTCGCTTCATTCTTAGGCTGGCTTGGCTCTTACTTATCGGTTAGGCAGCATTTACGCAATATTGAACCTTCGTAA
- a CDS encoding MtrB/PioB family decaheme-associated outer membrane protein, whose amino-acid sequence MRFSLNLLTLALLTACGSSVAADFGVANANTSRVKDGAYQCKNCVVASGVNGVVTATAGYIDSSNKHAGNAFGTDDDGANASLSGDVRYQNGAGYRSQVQAHQLGLDNGFATLSAGRLGQYQLDMDYQSITTYQAGAAQSNLWHNDGMLVPSPYGRVFDLALERQRAGIGLDYDFGDIAALVDISTFVRYDREEKTGTKSASLLAQRPMNFGLPVDESTDKLSAGAVMSGANWLSELSYHGSQYSNHINNISLPYASDVYAATPGNQAHQLALSGQYRLDTSVVNGRVVAGRMVQDDALIQMSGNPLQNWDGQVDTLDAKLAATSMLTNRWRVGGSLDYSKRDNDSSVHEFMQLDYNPLNGSFTQNVPLDIERQTVKLNTSYRIAAGYRLQAGYDFKQVERSYGERERTEDNSLWAELDIRTFETVRFDIKGSYGNRGGSRYQANELTSSEESSLLRKFNLADRERTEVEVGMQYTPLTWLVLDVTTRYAFDDYYHTDLGLNESRDYGYDINLSLQLTEQLNAYGFAGQQWIDSQQSGDQSARWQADINDSFINLGAGASYSGLLDDKLTLGLDYLFANSNGETLVNQEQAGAYGDYFSFNHSLELYGQYALSDTMQLKLAYQFERYFDTDASQMQLDSLTGITTLGMVDNNYNAHQLMLSFSYLLP is encoded by the coding sequence ATGAGATTTTCATTAAATCTATTGACCTTAGCGCTGCTGACTGCCTGTGGCAGTAGTGTTGCTGCGGATTTTGGTGTGGCCAATGCCAATACCTCGCGGGTAAAAGACGGTGCTTATCAGTGTAAAAACTGTGTTGTGGCAAGCGGTGTTAATGGCGTGGTAACGGCCACTGCTGGCTATATCGACTCCAGCAATAAGCATGCGGGCAATGCCTTTGGCACAGATGATGATGGCGCCAATGCGAGCCTAAGTGGCGATGTGCGCTATCAAAATGGTGCTGGCTATCGCAGTCAAGTTCAAGCGCATCAATTAGGGCTAGATAATGGTTTTGCGACCTTAAGCGCTGGGCGCTTAGGTCAATATCAGCTTGATATGGATTATCAAAGCATTACCACCTATCAAGCGGGCGCGGCGCAATCAAACTTATGGCATAACGATGGCATGTTAGTGCCAAGCCCTTATGGCCGGGTATTTGATTTAGCCCTTGAGCGTCAGCGCGCAGGCATAGGGCTGGATTATGATTTTGGCGATATCGCGGCGTTAGTCGATATCAGCACCTTTGTGCGCTACGACCGGGAAGAAAAGACTGGCACTAAGAGCGCCAGTTTATTGGCCCAGCGGCCAATGAATTTTGGTTTGCCTGTGGATGAGTCGACCGACAAATTAAGTGCCGGCGCTGTTATGTCTGGCGCTAATTGGCTCAGTGAACTTAGCTATCATGGCAGTCAATACAGCAACCATATCAATAACATTAGTCTGCCTTATGCCAGCGATGTTTATGCGGCGACGCCAGGTAATCAGGCGCATCAACTAGCGCTATCAGGCCAGTATCGCTTGGATACTAGCGTGGTTAATGGCCGCGTTGTGGCAGGACGCATGGTTCAAGATGACGCCTTAATCCAGATGAGTGGCAATCCGCTGCAAAACTGGGACGGACAAGTGGATACCTTAGACGCCAAATTAGCCGCCACTTCTATGCTGACTAACCGCTGGCGGGTTGGTGGTAGCCTTGATTACAGCAAGCGCGATAACGACTCCTCTGTGCATGAGTTTATGCAGCTTGATTACAATCCACTTAATGGCAGTTTCACTCAAAACGTGCCACTGGATATCGAGCGGCAAACCGTCAAGTTAAACACTAGCTATCGCATTGCCGCAGGCTATCGCTTGCAGGCAGGTTATGACTTTAAACAAGTTGAGCGCAGCTATGGTGAGCGCGAGCGCACGGAAGATAACTCTCTGTGGGCCGAACTTGATATCCGCACGTTCGAGACTGTGCGCTTTGATATTAAAGGCAGCTATGGCAATCGCGGTGGCAGTCGTTATCAAGCCAATGAGCTGACATCAAGTGAAGAGAGCAGCTTACTGCGCAAGTTTAATTTGGCCGACAGAGAGCGCACTGAAGTTGAAGTTGGCATGCAATACACGCCGCTCACTTGGCTGGTTCTAGATGTCACCACACGTTACGCCTTTGATGATTATTACCACACTGACCTAGGTCTTAATGAGTCGCGCGATTATGGCTATGACATCAACTTAAGCCTGCAACTGACTGAGCAGCTTAATGCCTATGGTTTTGCTGGGCAGCAGTGGATTGATTCTCAGCAAAGCGGCGATCAAAGCGCGCGCTGGCAGGCTGATATCAACGACAGCTTTATCAATCTTGGCGCCGGCGCATCTTATAGCGGTTTGCTCGATGACAAGTTGACCTTAGGGCTAGATTACCTATTTGCCAACTCTAACGGTGAAACCTTAGTGAACCAAGAGCAGGCAGGCGCTTACGGCGATTACTTCAGCTTTAACCACAGCCTTGAGCTGTATGGTCAATACGCCTTAAGCGACACCATGCAACTTAAGCTCGCGTATCAGTTTGAGCGCTATTTCGATACCGATGCTAGTCAAATGCAGCTCGACTCCCTCACAGGTATCACCACTTTGGGCATGGTAGACAATAACTACAACGCCCATCAGCTGATGTTGTCCTTCAGCTACTTGCTGCCGTAA
- a CDS encoding LysR family transcriptional regulator, with product MLNQELRALFVFTSIYETGSARLVSEMYQISQSKVSRYLAVLRDIYADTLFIRKKTGFLPTERAHQLYPLIKQMTQLTDQLVDLNRRQVQVNECIIAVPALFSVGLPEYLQRTLGLAYPNLNITLKPSRRGICEEVVKGTVCIAITNRECTRTSDCSKQGVSMIQANYVGENKISFLIAHTEHPIWQSQLTLEDIACHPYLVTQTPGYNDVSDPLEAFASQMQLNLKVHQRSSSLATSADCLMEGGALTLLGSRCAAEFLQKFPDLKMMALDDKQFSRLARAMAPAKYSCICRQDRQDKIPALLVSAIKDYITKQISE from the coding sequence ATGTTGAATCAAGAACTGAGGGCGTTATTCGTCTTTACCTCAATTTATGAAACCGGTAGCGCTAGGCTGGTGTCAGAAATGTACCAAATATCGCAATCTAAGGTGAGCCGCTACTTGGCTGTACTGCGCGATATTTATGCCGATACCTTATTCATTCGCAAGAAAACCGGCTTCTTGCCGACTGAGCGCGCGCATCAGTTGTATCCGCTGATTAAACAAATGACGCAACTGACGGATCAGTTAGTCGATTTGAACCGCCGCCAAGTGCAAGTTAATGAATGTATTATTGCTGTGCCGGCGTTATTTTCAGTGGGCTTGCCTGAATATCTGCAGCGCACCTTGGGGCTGGCTTACCCTAATCTCAACATCACGCTTAAGCCTAGTCGGCGCGGGATTTGCGAAGAAGTGGTTAAAGGCACGGTATGCATAGCGATTACAAATCGCGAATGCACCCGTACCAGCGATTGTTCTAAGCAAGGCGTGAGCATGATCCAAGCCAATTATGTTGGCGAAAATAAAATATCTTTCTTAATCGCCCATACTGAGCACCCCATTTGGCAAAGCCAACTGACCTTGGAAGATATTGCCTGTCACCCTTATTTAGTGACTCAGACTCCAGGTTACAACGATGTCAGCGATCCGCTAGAAGCTTTTGCAAGTCAAATGCAGCTCAATTTGAAGGTGCATCAGCGCAGTTCGAGCTTAGCAACCTCTGCCGATTGTTTAATGGAAGGGGGGGCGCTGACCTTATTGGGCTCGCGCTGCGCCGCTGAGTTTTTGCAGAAATTTCCAGATCTTAAGATGATGGCGCTTGATGACAAGCAATTTTCAAGGCTGGCTCGCGCTATGGCGCCTGCCAAATACTCGTGTATTTGCCGTCAAGATCGCCAAGACAAAATACCGGCGTTATTGGTATCAGCCATTAAGGATTACATCACTAAGCAGATATCTGAATGA
- the rpoH gene encoding RNA polymerase sigma factor RpoH: MTMLSSSMTLTVPQSSGSLEAYIHSVNSRSMLDAETEYELAKRLQQTGDLQAAKQLIMSHLRFVVHVARGYAGYGLPQADLIQEGNIGLMKAVKRFDPDVGVRLVSFAVHWIKAEIHEYVLKNWRIVKVATTKAQRKLFFNLRKAKTRLGWFSDEEVSMVAENLGVSKADVTEMESRMAAQDPAFDLASDNDDEHDYAPVHFLEDHSSDVAAQVENANWDNDAQSRLLAAIKTLDERSQHILQARWLDEENKITLQELAAEYQVSAERIRQLEKNAMNKLKLQMSI; the protein is encoded by the coding sequence ATGACAATGTTATCTTCCTCTATGACGCTGACGGTTCCCCAAAGTAGCGGTAGTCTTGAAGCTTATATTCACTCGGTTAACAGCAGATCTATGCTGGATGCTGAAACTGAATATGAGTTGGCGAAACGTCTGCAACAAACAGGTGATCTGCAAGCGGCAAAGCAGCTGATCATGTCGCATTTGCGTTTTGTGGTGCATGTGGCTCGCGGTTACGCCGGTTACGGTTTACCACAGGCGGATCTTATCCAAGAAGGTAATATCGGCTTGATGAAGGCGGTTAAGCGTTTTGACCCAGATGTTGGTGTGCGCTTAGTGTCTTTCGCCGTGCATTGGATCAAGGCCGAAATTCATGAATACGTATTGAAAAACTGGCGTATCGTTAAAGTGGCTACCACCAAAGCCCAGCGTAAGTTGTTCTTTAATCTGCGTAAAGCCAAGACTCGTTTAGGTTGGTTTAGCGATGAAGAAGTCAGCATGGTGGCTGAAAACCTGGGTGTGAGTAAAGCTGATGTGACCGAAATGGAGTCACGCATGGCTGCGCAAGACCCGGCCTTTGATTTAGCGAGCGATAATGACGATGAACATGATTATGCCCCGGTGCATTTCCTTGAAGATCATTCATCAGATGTTGCCGCGCAAGTAGAAAACGCTAATTGGGACAACGATGCCCAGTCGCGTTTGCTCGCCGCCATTAAGACCTTAGATGAGCGCAGTCAGCACATACTGCAGGCGCGCTGGTTAGATGAAGAAAATAAGATTACTTTGCAAGAACTAGCGGCTGAGTATCAAGTATCGGCTGAGCGTATTCGCCAGCTTGAGAAAAATGCGATGAATAAGCTTAAGCTGCAAATGTCGATTTAA
- a CDS encoding alpha/beta fold hydrolase has translation MPLSMAPETQPNTAPLAELAFSCYGDPKSPALVLLHGFLGNKHDWLGYVEHLTDKLYCICIDLPGHGDSRDMLIPSPGFDSCAQLIINTLAKQGIHQFHLQGYSLGGRIALHLAHMAPTTLLSLHLESCHPGLKNLDDKEARLAHDKLWANKLLTLPMAQFLQDWYQQAVFSDLSPNARAQLIERRLDNARQLQTSAQTSSPASAQVDTKASALTETKAEAQIVRAPQGLHDCYCHTSLALQANLWHLPRLIPSFYYAGSQDAKFSALAQQWQARGGPQLHLIAAAGHNIHNAQPQALAARLAANICLG, from the coding sequence ATGCCGCTATCTATGGCGCCAGAGACTCAGCCAAATACCGCGCCCTTAGCTGAATTGGCATTTAGCTGTTATGGCGACCCTAAGTCGCCAGCGTTAGTCTTGCTCCATGGTTTTTTAGGCAATAAGCATGACTGGCTTGGCTATGTTGAGCATTTAACTGACAAGCTTTATTGCATTTGCATCGACTTACCCGGCCATGGTGATAGCCGCGATATGTTAATTCCATCTCCAGGCTTTGATAGCTGCGCGCAGTTAATTATCAATACCTTAGCCAAACAAGGTATCCATCAGTTTCACCTGCAAGGTTACTCCTTAGGCGGGCGTATTGCCCTGCACTTAGCCCATATGGCGCCAACGACTTTGTTATCGCTGCATTTAGAGTCCTGTCACCCTGGGCTTAAAAACCTAGATGACAAAGAGGCGCGCTTAGCTCACGACAAATTATGGGCTAATAAGTTACTCACTCTGCCCATGGCTCAATTTTTACAAGACTGGTATCAGCAAGCTGTGTTTAGCGATTTAAGCCCAAATGCTAGAGCGCAATTAATTGAGCGCCGCTTGGATAATGCGCGGCAGCTTCAAACAAGTGCGCAAACAAGTTCACCAGCAAGTGCGCAAGTTGATACAAAAGCGAGTGCACTAACAGAGACAAAGGCTGAGGCTCAAATTGTGCGAGCTCCCCAAGGGCTACATGATTGCTATTGCCATACATCACTGGCCTTGCAGGCAAATTTATGGCATTTACCGCGCTTAATCCCAAGCTTCTATTACGCCGGTAGCCAAGATGCTAAGTTTTCAGCCCTAGCCCAGCAGTGGCAAGCGCGTGGCGGCCCGCAGCTGCACTTAATCGCGGCTGCTGGCCACAACATACATAATGCGCAGCCACAAGCGCTGGCCGCGCGGCTAGCTGCCAATATTTGCCTAGGATAA
- the menE gene encoding o-succinylbenzoate--CoA ligase: MISPLHQTANEHPNLLALASSNGSISYRQLSAQVLALGQSLRQAGLGRGCRLGVISHNSLAMVSLYWACIDEGIVFMPISPRFPPKQINQLLQRFSIDHIYNPGKMAGLVGCAITPNFNGQLAIQAPNIDSHQAANVILTSGSSGQPKAAVHSLANHIHSAQGSAQIIPLHAGDRWLLSLPLFHIGGLAILNRCAIAGACVQLMSDEPLSLQVPQVSHVSLVATQLQRLVDNHCDLSGLKAMLLGGGAISSQLQAVLAKHHIQAFCSYGMTEMSSQICTGQINNRGLSGRLLPERQLDIRDGIIWVKGATLFLGYLSDTGLALPLDPQGWFCTNDCGHWSNDGQLTVTGRSDNMFICGGENIQPEEIEALLTQLDAVSNAIVFPVPNHEFGLLPAAIIRWAGDTRLSQDELNQAILPQLAQFKRPRQYWLWPEDAPEMGIKVNRQQVIALARQGID, from the coding sequence ATGATTTCACCATTACACCAAACCGCAAACGAACACCCCAATTTACTGGCGCTTGCTAGCTCAAATGGCAGTATTAGCTATCGGCAGTTAAGCGCGCAGGTGTTGGCATTAGGGCAGTCACTGCGACAAGCAGGGCTTGGGCGCGGCTGTCGCCTTGGTGTAATTAGTCACAACAGCTTAGCTATGGTGAGCTTATATTGGGCCTGCATTGATGAGGGCATAGTGTTTATGCCAATATCTCCAAGGTTTCCACCTAAGCAAATCAATCAATTACTGCAACGCTTTTCCATAGACCATATTTATAATCCGGGGAAAATGGCAGGGCTTGTGGGCTGCGCTATTACGCCTAATTTTAACGGCCAACTGGCGATCCAAGCCCCCAATATTGATAGTCACCAAGCCGCCAATGTCATTTTAACCTCAGGCTCTAGCGGCCAACCTAAAGCTGCGGTTCACAGTCTAGCTAACCATATTCATAGCGCCCAAGGCTCGGCGCAAATCATCCCGCTGCATGCTGGGGATCGCTGGCTGTTATCGCTACCGCTATTTCATATTGGCGGTTTAGCCATATTAAATCGCTGCGCCATCGCGGGCGCCTGCGTGCAGTTAATGAGTGATGAGCCGTTATCACTGCAAGTGCCACAGGTTAGCCATGTCTCGTTAGTGGCAACGCAATTACAGCGCTTAGTGGATAATCACTGTGACTTAAGCGGACTTAAGGCCATGCTGCTTGGCGGCGGCGCTATTTCCAGTCAACTGCAAGCAGTATTAGCAAAGCATCACATTCAAGCCTTTTGCAGCTATGGCATGACAGAAATGAGCTCGCAAATCTGCACAGGTCAGATTAATAACCGCGGCTTATCAGGCCGCTTGTTGCCGGAGCGCCAATTAGACATTCGTGATGGCATTATTTGGGTAAAAGGCGCGACCTTATTCTTAGGATATTTATCCGATACAGGGCTAGCTTTACCGCTTGACCCCCAAGGCTGGTTTTGCACTAACGATTGCGGCCACTGGAGTAATGATGGCCAACTGACCGTGACTGGGCGCAGCGATAACATGTTTATTTGCGGCGGGGAAAATATTCAGCCCGAGGAAATCGAAGCCTTATTAACGCAATTGGATGCAGTTTCAAACGCCATAGTGTTTCCTGTGCCTAACCATGAATTTGGTTTATTGCCCGCGGCCATTATCCGCTGGGCGGGAGACACTAGACTCAGCCAAGATGAGCTCAATCAAGCCATATTGCCGCAATTAGCCCAGTTTAAACGGCCTCGCCAATATTGGTTATGGCCAGAAGATGCGCCTGAGATGGGAATTAAAGTCAATCGCCAACAAGTCATAGCATTAGCTCGCCAAGGGATTGATTAA
- the menC gene encoding o-succinylbenzoate synthase, translating into MMLDFIALYRYQIALSPSLPVASQRINQRLGLVLELASGDKHTWVEIAPLSGTDNNGQALHGFNRERLEQVEHQLSQDLPLLFNQPLDALLACIQHRYPSLDFALSLAHAKLTERLAPARTHLAPIGLVYGHSGETDAELAHRLELYLTHYQGNFLKIKVGQRPWQQDLALIYQVLAHKPKLRLRLDANRHYSLEDAIDFCACLPKANIDYIEEPCANVTDSQAVYQATGIGFALDESLCAPDAHYQPMAGLKALVLKPMLIGDLAKLQAMIEQAAADGVRSVISSSLEASLGIHDLALIAAQLTPDEAPGLDTLSAFSQDLLISTANKPCLTTADLTLVLQLGQKVK; encoded by the coding sequence ATGATGCTGGATTTTATTGCCCTTTATCGTTATCAGATTGCACTCAGCCCAAGCTTACCCGTTGCTAGTCAGCGCATTAATCAGCGCCTTGGGCTGGTATTAGAGCTAGCAAGTGGTGATAAACATACTTGGGTTGAGATTGCGCCGCTATCAGGCACAGATAATAACGGCCAAGCCTTGCATGGCTTTAACCGCGAGCGCCTTGAGCAAGTTGAACACCAGCTTAGCCAAGATTTACCGCTACTTTTTAATCAGCCCTTAGATGCACTGCTTGCGTGCATTCAACATAGATACCCTAGCCTAGATTTCGCCCTGAGCTTAGCTCATGCCAAATTAACTGAGCGTTTAGCGCCGGCGCGCACACACTTAGCCCCAATAGGGTTAGTTTATGGCCATAGCGGCGAAACTGACGCCGAGTTAGCTCATCGCCTTGAGCTGTATTTAACTCACTATCAAGGCAATTTTCTTAAAATTAAAGTGGGACAAAGACCTTGGCAGCAAGATTTGGCGCTTATCTACCAAGTGCTGGCTCACAAGCCCAAATTGCGCTTGCGTTTAGATGCTAATCGCCACTACTCGCTTGAAGATGCCATTGATTTTTGTGCCTGCTTACCTAAAGCCAATATTGATTACATTGAAGAGCCTTGCGCTAACGTCACTGACAGCCAAGCCGTTTATCAAGCCACAGGCATAGGGTTTGCGCTGGATGAAAGCCTATGCGCGCCAGATGCTCACTATCAGCCCATGGCAGGGTTAAAAGCACTGGTATTAAAGCCTATGCTCATTGGCGATTTAGCTAAACTGCAAGCTATGATTGAGCAAGCGGCCGCTGATGGCGTGCGCAGCGTAATTAGCTCATCCCTTGAAGCCTCACTTGGTATTCACGATTTAGCCTTAATTGCGGCGCAGTTAACCCCAGATGAAGCGCCAGGCTTAGATACCTTAAGTGCATTTAGCCAAGACTTGCTGATTAGCACGGCCAATAAGCCATGCTTAACAACAGCCGATCTCACTTTAGTGTTACAACTCGGGCAAAAGGTTAAGTGA
- a CDS encoding DmsE family decaheme c-type cytochrome — MVMTMAFCVQATPWDDLSGEQLEQQLTQKFSEGKYSPKGADSCLMCHKRNDKVMDIFKGVHGDMTSSKSPMAGLQCEACHGPMGQHNRGGKEPMIAFGADSKLPAASQNSVCLGCHNDPKQMSWHNSTHNLEDIACADCHQVHAAKDPALDRLSVNDTCTSCHTQAKADMNKRSSHPLKWDQMTCTDCHNPHGSMTESALVKPSLNDTCYECHAEKRGPFLWEHAPVVENCANCHNAHGSVNQALLNSRVPQLCQQCHADDGHASRVVPQAGMDAFGGGKSCLNCHNQVHGSNHPSGSLLSR, encoded by the coding sequence ATGGTAATGACCATGGCTTTTTGCGTTCAGGCAACCCCCTGGGATGATCTCAGTGGCGAACAACTGGAACAACAACTGACACAAAAATTTAGTGAGGGTAAATACTCACCTAAAGGCGCGGATTCTTGCCTTATGTGTCACAAGCGCAATGACAAGGTCATGGACATATTTAAGGGTGTGCATGGCGACATGACATCATCCAAATCACCTATGGCTGGATTGCAGTGCGAAGCTTGTCATGGCCCTATGGGTCAGCATAATCGCGGTGGCAAAGAGCCGATGATCGCCTTTGGCGCAGACTCAAAACTGCCTGCTGCCAGTCAAAACAGCGTGTGTTTAGGTTGTCATAATGATCCTAAGCAGATGTCTTGGCATAACAGTACCCATAATCTTGAAGACATAGCCTGCGCTGATTGTCATCAAGTGCATGCGGCAAAAGATCCTGCCTTAGATCGCCTCAGCGTTAATGACACTTGTACTAGCTGTCATACCCAAGCTAAGGCCGATATGAATAAGCGCTCATCGCACCCGCTGAAATGGGATCAGATGACTTGTACCGATTGTCATAACCCCCATGGTTCTATGACTGAAAGCGCCTTAGTTAAACCTAGCCTTAACGATACCTGTTATGAGTGTCACGCTGAAAAACGCGGCCCATTTTTATGGGAACACGCGCCTGTGGTAGAAAACTGCGCAAATTGTCATAACGCTCACGGCAGCGTCAATCAAGCCTTGCTCAATAGCCGCGTCCCGCAGTTGTGTCAGCAATGTCATGCCGATGATGGCCACGCTTCTCGCGTAGTGCCGCAAGCGGGTATGGATGCCTTTGGTGGCGGTAAGAGTTGTTTAAATTGCCACAATCAAGTCCACGGCTCTAATCATCCATCCGGCAGCTTACTGTCGCGCTAA
- the menD gene encoding 2-succinyl-5-enolpyruvyl-6-hydroxy-3-cyclohexene-1-carboxylic-acid synthase, which produces MQIQHTAELNLLWGSMILDELARLGVKHVCMAPGSRSTPLTLAAANQDKLSQHLHFDERGLGFLALGLAKASQAPVAIITTSGTAVANLYPAIVEAWLTKVPLIVLSGDRPPELLDCGANQAIVQAGIFANYARMISLPTPDWHIAPQALLTQLDEAVSNLHAPLHINCMYREPLYPSALNTDVVSDYLAPVSHWRQSQQTYCSHQTWQANALPTPQQIENFSHAKGVIVAGTLAPEQDPKQLLQLAKNIGWPLVVDAQSQLRQDDTSLYHIDSLLQQPQAIALLAQAEHVLVFGGRLLSKRLIQYLAQQPWHAYWQVLPQQERLDPSHKPKQLFHCSLTSLCQLAWPQSAQAHWANDLYTIQTTLEFGFAEHIDEGEFGEVQVVREFSADTRLKQLFIGNSLPVRLFDMYARPTNPELNVYTNRGASGIDGLLATACGIAKGCAGVTGLLIGDLSQLHDLNSFALAKSIDTPMVLVILNNDGGNIFNLLPVPSEALRSQYYRLSHGLTFAGVSEMFSLPYSQVTNQAQYQQAIENAFNHQGASVIEVMVSPEQASNQIAAINQYIKLSQCH; this is translated from the coding sequence ATGCAAATTCAACACACGGCCGAACTCAACTTGTTATGGGGTTCTATGATTCTCGATGAGCTGGCAAGACTGGGAGTCAAGCATGTGTGTATGGCACCGGGTTCGCGCTCAACGCCGCTAACCTTAGCCGCTGCCAATCAGGATAAACTTAGCCAGCATTTGCATTTTGATGAACGCGGTTTGGGCTTTCTCGCCCTAGGGCTAGCCAAAGCAAGCCAAGCGCCAGTCGCTATTATTACCACCTCAGGTACCGCGGTAGCCAATCTTTATCCTGCGATTGTGGAAGCTTGGCTGACTAAGGTGCCGTTAATTGTTTTATCTGGTGACAGGCCGCCAGAGTTATTAGACTGCGGCGCTAATCAAGCCATAGTGCAAGCTGGTATTTTTGCTAACTACGCCAGAATGATTAGCTTGCCGACGCCAGACTGGCATATTGCGCCGCAAGCGCTGCTGACCCAGCTTGATGAAGCCGTGAGTAATTTGCACGCCCCATTACATATCAACTGCATGTACCGCGAGCCCTTGTACCCAAGTGCGCTCAATACTGACGTTGTCAGTGATTATCTCGCGCCGGTTAGCCACTGGAGGCAGTCGCAGCAGACTTATTGCAGCCATCAAACATGGCAAGCCAATGCGCTGCCTACGCCGCAGCAAATTGAGAATTTTAGTCATGCCAAAGGCGTGATAGTCGCAGGTACCCTAGCCCCAGAGCAAGACCCTAAGCAATTGCTGCAATTAGCTAAGAATATTGGTTGGCCGTTAGTCGTGGACGCGCAAAGTCAGCTGCGCCAAGACGATACTAGCCTTTACCATATAGATTCCCTCTTGCAGCAACCGCAAGCCATAGCGCTGCTTGCCCAAGCTGAGCATGTACTGGTATTTGGCGGGCGCTTACTATCAAAACGTTTGATTCAATACTTAGCGCAGCAGCCATGGCACGCCTATTGGCAAGTGCTACCGCAGCAAGAGCGTCTCGACCCGAGCCACAAGCCTAAGCAGCTATTTCACTGCTCGCTTACTAGCTTGTGCCAGTTAGCTTGGCCGCAATCGGCGCAGGCTCATTGGGCTAATGATTTGTATACCATCCAAACTACGCTCGAGTTTGGCTTTGCTGAGCATATTGATGAAGGTGAATTTGGTGAGGTGCAAGTCGTGCGAGAATTCAGTGCCGATACACGCCTTAAGCAACTGTTTATTGGTAACAGCCTACCGGTGCGCTTATTTGATATGTATGCGCGGCCAACAAACCCTGAGTTAAACGTTTACACCAATCGCGGCGCCTCAGGCATAGATGGCTTACTCGCAACCGCTTGCGGCATAGCTAAGGGCTGCGCGGGCGTTACCGGCTTATTGATAGGTGATTTATCGCAACTGCATGATCTCAACTCCTTTGCTTTGGCTAAATCAATTGATACCCCTATGGTGCTGGTGATTTTAAACAATGACGGCGGCAATATTTTTAATCTGTTGCCAGTTCCGAGTGAAGCGCTGCGCAGCCAATATTATCGTTTAAGCCATGGCTTAACCTTTGCGGGCGTCAGTGAAATGTTCTCCTTACCTTACAGCCAAGTAACTAATCAAGCGCAATATCAGCAAGCCATAGAGAATGCCTTTAATCATCAAGGCGCCTCTGTGATTGAAGTGATGGTGTCGCCAGAGCAAGCCAGCAATCAAATTGCCGCCATCAATCAATACATCAAACTCAGTCAATGCCATTAG